The following coding sequences lie in one Enterococcus sp. 9E7_DIV0242 genomic window:
- the groL gene encoding chaperonin GroEL (60 kDa chaperone family; promotes refolding of misfolded polypeptides especially under stressful conditions; forms two stacked rings of heptamers to form a barrel-shaped 14mer; ends can be capped by GroES; misfolded proteins enter the barrel where they are refolded when GroES binds): MAKEIKFAEDARAAMLRGVDILADTVKVTLGPKGRNVVLEKSYGSPLITNDGVTIAKEIELEDHFENMGAKLVSEVASKTNDIAGDGTTTATVLTQAIVREGLKNVTAGANPLGIRRGIELATKTAVEELHNISIVVDSKEAIAQVAAVSSGSEKVGQLIADAMEKVGNDGVITIEESKGIETELDVVEGMQFDRGYLSQYMVTDNDKMEAVLENPYILITDKKISNIQDILPLLEQILQQSRPLLIIADDVDGEALPTLVLNKIRGTFNVVAVKAPGFGDRRKAMLEDIATLTGGTVITEDLGLELKDTTIENLGNASKVVVDKDNTTIVEGAGEKAAIDARVQLIKNQIADTTSDFDREKLQERLAKLAGGVAVVKVGAATETELKELKLRIEDALNATRAAVEEGMVSGGGTALVNVIGKVSEVEAEGDVATGVKIVIRALEEPIRQIAENAGYEGSVIVDKLKNIDLGTGFNAANGEWVNMVEAGIVDPTKVTRSALQNAASVAALLLTTEAVVADKPEPAGVAAPAMDPSMGMGGMM, from the coding sequence ATGGCAAAAGAAATCAAATTTGCAGAAGATGCGCGTGCAGCAATGCTTCGCGGTGTAGATATTTTAGCAGATACAGTCAAAGTAACATTAGGACCAAAGGGACGTAACGTTGTTTTAGAAAAATCATACGGTTCACCACTGATCACAAATGATGGTGTAACAATCGCAAAAGAAATCGAATTAGAAGATCATTTCGAAAATATGGGCGCAAAGCTTGTTTCAGAAGTAGCTTCTAAGACAAATGATATTGCTGGTGACGGAACAACAACAGCAACTGTTTTGACGCAAGCAATTGTTCGTGAAGGACTGAAAAACGTGACTGCGGGAGCTAATCCTTTAGGCATTCGTCGCGGGATTGAACTGGCAACAAAAACAGCTGTAGAAGAACTACACAACATTTCGATCGTTGTTGACTCTAAAGAAGCGATTGCACAGGTTGCTGCAGTTTCTTCCGGTTCTGAAAAAGTTGGTCAGCTGATCGCTGATGCAATGGAAAAAGTAGGTAACGACGGTGTTATTACTATTGAAGAATCTAAAGGGATCGAAACAGAGCTAGATGTGGTTGAAGGTATGCAGTTTGACCGTGGCTATCTTTCTCAATACATGGTTACAGACAATGATAAAATGGAAGCTGTTTTAGAAAATCCATATATCCTGATTACCGATAAGAAAATCTCAAACATTCAGGACATCCTTCCATTATTGGAACAAATCCTGCAACAGTCACGTCCATTGTTGATTATCGCTGATGACGTAGACGGAGAAGCCTTACCAACCTTAGTATTGAACAAAATCCGTGGAACATTCAACGTAGTAGCAGTAAAAGCACCTGGTTTCGGCGATCGTCGTAAAGCAATGCTTGAAGATATCGCTACATTAACTGGCGGTACAGTGATTACTGAAGACTTAGGCCTTGAATTGAAAGACACAACAATTGAAAACCTTGGAAATGCAAGTAAAGTCGTCGTTGATAAAGACAACACAACAATCGTTGAAGGTGCTGGTGAAAAAGCAGCAATCGACGCGCGTGTTCAATTAATTAAAAATCAAATTGCAGATACAACATCTGATTTTGACCGCGAAAAATTACAAGAACGTCTAGCTAAGTTAGCTGGTGGTGTGGCAGTAGTTAAAGTTGGTGCTGCAACAGAAACTGAGTTGAAAGAATTGAAATTACGTATTGAAGATGCGTTGAATGCAACACGTGCCGCTGTTGAAGAAGGCATGGTATCCGGTGGTGGTACTGCACTGGTAAACGTAATCGGTAAAGTTTCTGAAGTAGAAGCTGAAGGCGATGTAGCAACAGGTGTGAAAATCGTGATTCGTGCATTGGAAGAACCAATTCGTCAAATCGCAGAAAATGCTGGATATGAAGGCTCTGTGATTGTTGATAAACTGAAAAATATCGATTTGGGAACAGGATTCAATGCAGCGAATGGCGAATGGGTAAACATGGTAGAAGCCGGAATCGTTGACCCAACAAAAGTAACACGTTCTGCACTGCAAAACGCAGCATCTGTTGCAGCATTATTGCTGACAACTGAAGCAGTTGTTGCAGACAAACCAGAACCAGCAGGGGTAGCAGCACCTGCGATGGACCCATCAATGGGTATGGGCGGCATGATGTAA
- the groES gene encoding co-chaperone GroES: MLKPLGDRVILEVAQEEEKTVGGIVLASAAKEKPQNGTVIAVGEGRVLDNGTKVPAEVKEGDTVMFEKYSGTEVKFDGKEYLIVSGKDIIAIVE; this comes from the coding sequence GTGTTAAAACCATTAGGCGATCGTGTGATTCTTGAAGTCGCTCAAGAAGAAGAAAAAACAGTAGGAGGCATCGTTCTTGCTTCAGCTGCAAAAGAAAAACCGCAAAACGGAACGGTCATCGCAGTGGGAGAAGGCCGTGTTCTTGATAACGGTACAAAAGTTCCTGCAGAAGTTAAAGAAGGCGATACAGTTATGTTTGAAAAGTATTCAGGAACAGAAGTTAAATTTGACGGAAAAGAGTATTTGATCGTTTCCGGAAAAGATATCATTGCAATCGTCGAGTAA